The nucleotide window CTGTGCCTTTCCTGCAGGTATTCCTATCAAAAGCACCATGGACAACTCCACAACCATCCAGTACGCCGGGCTCATGCACAGCTTCATCATGAAGGCGCGGAGCACCGTGCGGGACATCGACCCCCAGAACGACCTCACCTTCCTGCGCATCCGCTCCAAGAAAAACGAAATCATGGTTGCTCCAGGTAAAGGGGAGCGGGAATCAGGGCACCCAGCAGGATTGTTTTCTCACTGCCAGCCTGGGAGAAGCGTtctgcctgctgctgtgctcaATCCCTTCTTGCCAGGGAGCtgttctgctctctgcagagtCAAAAGCTTTTGTCACGGACCAAAGTTGGCTTTGTTGTGTTTGAGTGTGGGAAATCACTTCCCTCATTTCTCATTGATCAAAGGAGAAGGCATGAAACAGTGCTTGAGAGCACGTTGCAGCCTCTCATGCTTTGTGTTTTTCAGTATAAAACCCCAGGATTTGGAAAGGAATATGTTTTGAGGGCAGTTTCCATTCAGAACTGTGGACTgagtgagaaaacaaaacagtccTGATTTTCCAGTTCTGAGGAAAGTATTAGAGCTACATTGTAGCTGTAATGATGAGTCCTGGAATACAGCAACAGCAGCCTGCTTTTCAGGAAACATTCTCAGTATTCCATCAAATTCAGCGAGTGCAGTTCCCTGATGTGGCAGGAATTCAGCTTCTCCCTGTGTACTCCATGTGGATGGTCCTGATGGAGAGGCCAAGGAGGGGATGGCAGTTGCCTCGGGCACAGGTCAGGGCACATCTTAATGCAGGCTCTGGTTTATGCTGGGGCAGCCTCTGATTTCCACAGGAAGGATGGAAAGATTGCTCCAGGAAAAACAGGACTGCAGCCCACAGTAAGGAGGGAAACCACTGCCTTGCACTGCTGGCTTTGATTCCATCATTGCATGTGCCAGTCCCTGTTGTTTCCTGGCACAAACAGGATTAACTTCAGCTGCCTTGGGAACATGAAGTTTCTAAAACTGAGACTTTTTATCATAAAACCCATAAAATAAGTGATCTGACACACAGAGCCCGTTTTGCTTGTTGAGAATCAATATCAAGGCTCTGGAGTTCCCACAGTGTATAAGGGAGATGTGAAAAATGTTGGAATTTACTGTTTCTGTGAACAAATATCAGCaatgaaagaataattttctttttttttttctctccagataAAGACTATTTCCTGATTGTCATCCAGAATCCAACTGAATGATTGCACTGACttggtctggtttttttccactttgcccaactgtttttttttaatttaatggtGAAGAATAGAGCATTAGTGTTAACTGTGCTGTGCCACTCCAGTAAggtttggaaaaacaaaagcaggtgGTTTGCTGtccacaaacagcaaaaatggcactttttttttgtatcacaAGTTATTTCGAGGGAGAGCTGGTGAGTTAGAATTGGGCAGTAAAAAATGCAACAGATTCTTTTAATAGCTAAAAaga belongs to Pseudopipra pipra isolate bDixPip1 chromosome 17, bDixPip1.hap1, whole genome shotgun sequence and includes:
- the DYNLRB1 gene encoding dynein light chain roadblock-type 1 encodes the protein MAEVEETLKRIQSQKGVQGIIVVNSEGIPIKSTMDNSTTIQYAGLMHSFIMKARSTVRDIDPQNDLTFLRIRSKKNEIMVAPDKDYFLIVIQNPTE